The following proteins come from a genomic window of Trinickia caryophylli:
- a CDS encoding metallophosphoesterase family protein: protein MIRFLHTADWQIGTQFGQFEADEAAHLTEARYETVRRIAGEAAARHVDMVLVAGDVFDQQTVSDTAIRRLFGALSDFAGPWVLLPGNHDAALAESVWTRAQRLGCVSANVHVVTQPSVVSFDALRCALLCAPLTQRTTYDDTTLFFDQAATPPEYFRIGLAHGSVTGILPEGVDSTNPIDASRARTARLDYLALGDWHGHLQVDARTWYAGTHEQDRFRTNEPGFVLDVSLPAPGETPLVTPLPVGKYRWHKWDEALAVDSDIEALAARLAALGAGDVLKLAVTGAADLAAVERMRLAVDEARARVRALRFDASDLGVRPSEADLAALGAQGGYLGKVVERLSALQSDAAQASVAAEALVLLAQFQREAKPA, encoded by the coding sequence ATGATCAGATTCCTGCATACCGCTGATTGGCAGATCGGCACGCAGTTCGGCCAGTTCGAGGCCGACGAGGCGGCGCATCTGACCGAGGCTCGCTACGAGACGGTTCGCCGCATTGCGGGCGAGGCGGCCGCGCGGCACGTCGACATGGTGCTCGTGGCCGGCGACGTGTTCGATCAGCAGACGGTATCCGATACGGCGATCCGGCGCCTGTTCGGCGCGTTGTCGGATTTTGCCGGGCCGTGGGTATTGCTGCCCGGCAATCACGACGCGGCCCTCGCCGAGAGCGTCTGGACTCGCGCGCAGCGGCTCGGCTGCGTGAGCGCGAATGTACACGTCGTGACGCAGCCGTCCGTCGTTTCGTTCGACGCGCTGCGCTGTGCGCTGCTGTGCGCACCGCTTACGCAGCGCACGACTTACGACGACACCACGCTCTTTTTCGACCAGGCCGCCACGCCGCCGGAGTACTTCCGCATCGGCCTCGCGCACGGCAGCGTCACGGGCATCCTGCCCGAGGGCGTCGATTCGACGAATCCGATCGACGCGTCGCGGGCGCGAACCGCGCGGCTCGACTATCTCGCGCTGGGCGATTGGCATGGCCACCTGCAGGTCGACGCGAGAACCTGGTATGCGGGCACACATGAGCAGGATCGGTTTCGGACCAACGAACCGGGTTTCGTACTCGACGTTTCGCTGCCGGCGCCGGGAGAAACGCCGTTGGTTACGCCGCTACCGGTCGGCAAGTACCGGTGGCACAAGTGGGACGAGGCTCTTGCCGTCGATAGCGATATCGAGGCGCTCGCGGCGCGTCTGGCGGCGCTCGGGGCGGGCGACGTCCTGAAGCTTGCAGTGACGGGGGCTGCCGATCTGGCCGCGGTCGAGCGGATGCGGCTTGCCGTGGACGAAGCGAGAGCGCGCGTGCGGGCGCTGCGGTTCGATGCGTCGGATCTGGGTGTGAGGCCGAGCGAGGCCGATCTTGCGGCGCTGGGCGCACAGGGCGGCTATCTCGGCAAGGTAGTG
- a CDS encoding PhoX family protein, translated as MTAPTSMSRRQALKWFASAPLLPIATGSLTAFSLAACGGSSATAASRHFSSASFVGMSAPTLDTPAAMAKSTVGSSLSLAFSDGSTQAFPLSYQTFFTTGDAVPDGNGGTLLAGGYYDINQQPIIDTSVTGQERQFFSDCPDGTSLLKLDNPAVPGVKGNTVFAVVQFEYTTRNQGGTSMYGLLPSPIAVLTLDQDPATGALKLVKYHNVNTAPANGLWITCGASLSPWNTHLSSEEYEPDATKAATDTQLRGFSQNLYGNANTANPYNYGHLPEVTVNPDGTGTIVKHYCVGRISHELVQVMPDERTVLMGDDATNGGAFMFVADRARDLSSGTLYVGKWHQTSGTGPGAATLSWIKLGSATSAEIKALIDGGIKSTDIMDVKTTDPSDSSYTKIPYGGKFNWVKLNPGMEKAAAFLETHRYAALMGGSMGFTKWEGTTVNPTDKIAYIAMSRIESSMLDGSGDVKVQGPYSGAVYAQNLRGGQTDSKGGAIASEWVPVDMAAISALTSEDLGGAKMAQQDALGNFANPDKIATPDNLKFSQRLRTLFVGEDSNTHVNNFLWAYNVDTGVLSRLLSCPAGAESTGLHAVDELNGWTYIMSNFQHAGDWESPLHDKVKATLDPLVRANYKDRFGSSVGYLTLDTRQITAS; from the coding sequence ATGACTGCTCCCACTTCCATGTCGCGGCGCCAGGCGCTGAAATGGTTTGCTAGTGCTCCGCTGCTTCCGATCGCGACGGGTTCGCTGACGGCCTTCTCCCTCGCCGCTTGCGGCGGCTCTTCGGCGACGGCCGCCTCACGCCATTTCTCGTCCGCATCGTTTGTCGGTATGAGCGCCCCGACGCTCGACACGCCCGCCGCCATGGCGAAGAGCACGGTCGGCTCGAGTCTCTCTCTGGCGTTCAGCGATGGTTCGACGCAGGCATTTCCGCTCTCGTATCAAACGTTCTTCACGACCGGCGACGCAGTGCCCGACGGAAACGGCGGCACGCTCCTCGCGGGCGGCTATTACGATATCAATCAGCAACCGATCATCGATACGTCGGTGACTGGCCAGGAGCGTCAGTTCTTCTCCGATTGCCCGGACGGCACGTCGCTGCTCAAACTCGACAATCCCGCTGTGCCCGGCGTGAAGGGCAATACGGTCTTTGCCGTCGTGCAGTTCGAGTACACAACGCGCAACCAGGGCGGCACGAGCATGTATGGCCTGTTGCCTTCGCCCATCGCCGTGCTCACGCTCGACCAGGACCCCGCCACGGGCGCGCTGAAGCTCGTGAAGTACCACAACGTGAACACCGCCCCGGCAAATGGCCTTTGGATCACGTGCGGCGCGAGTCTTTCGCCGTGGAATACGCATCTGTCCAGCGAGGAGTACGAACCCGATGCGACGAAAGCCGCCACCGATACGCAGTTGCGCGGCTTCAGTCAAAACCTTTACGGCAACGCGAACACCGCGAACCCCTACAACTACGGCCATTTGCCCGAGGTGACGGTCAATCCGGACGGAACGGGCACGATCGTCAAGCACTATTGCGTCGGCCGCATTTCGCACGAGCTCGTGCAGGTGATGCCCGACGAGCGCACTGTCCTCATGGGCGACGATGCCACGAATGGCGGTGCGTTCATGTTCGTGGCCGACCGCGCGCGCGATCTGTCGAGCGGCACGCTCTATGTGGGCAAGTGGCACCAGACATCCGGCACGGGGCCGGGCGCGGCAACACTCAGCTGGATCAAGCTCGGCTCGGCGACGAGCGCCGAAATCAAGGCGCTCATCGACGGCGGTATCAAGTCCACCGACATCATGGACGTCAAGACGACCGACCCGAGCGACTCGAGCTATACGAAGATTCCGTATGGCGGCAAGTTCAACTGGGTCAAGCTGAATCCCGGGATGGAAAAGGCGGCCGCTTTCCTCGAGACGCACCGTTATGCCGCGCTCATGGGCGGCAGCATGGGCTTCACGAAGTGGGAAGGCACGACCGTCAACCCGACCGACAAGATTGCCTACATCGCGATGTCGCGTATCGAGAGCTCGATGCTCGACGGCTCGGGCGACGTCAAGGTGCAGGGGCCATATTCGGGTGCCGTTTATGCGCAGAACCTGCGGGGCGGGCAAACCGACAGCAAGGGCGGCGCGATCGCGAGCGAGTGGGTGCCGGTGGACATGGCTGCGATTTCCGCGCTTACGAGCGAGGACCTGGGCGGCGCGAAGATGGCGCAACAGGATGCGCTCGGCAATTTTGCCAATCCCGACAAGATTGCGACGCCCGACAACCTGAAGTTCTCGCAGCGGCTGCGCACGCTTTTCGTCGGTGAGGACAGCAACACGCACGTGAACAACTTCCTGTGGGCGTACAACGTCGATACAGGCGTCCTCTCGCGGCTGCTGTCGTGCCCGGCGGGCGCTGAATCGACGGGGCTGCACGCGGTCGACGAACTCAACGGCTGGACCTACATCATGAGCAACTTCCAGCATGCCGGCGATTGGGAGTCTCCACTGCACGACAAGGTCAAGGCAACGCTCGATCCGCTCGTGCGCGCGAACTACAAGGACCGCTTCGGCTCCTCGGTGGGCTATCTGACGCTGGATACGCGGCAGATCACCGCGTCCTGA